Sequence from the Streptomyces mobaraensis NBRC 13819 = DSM 40847 genome:
AGGCGCCGCTGGCGGCCAGGGTGATGGCGCCCGTGCCGGCCGTCATGTCGATCAGCCGCTCAGTGGCATGGCCGTCGCCGAGGCAGTGCCGCGGCTGGGTGGCGACACCGGCGAAGCAGCAGTCCAGGATGAGGATCTTCGTCTGGGCCTCGCATGCCCGCAGGGCGGCACGCACATCGGCGAACGGAAGCCCGATGGTCGTTCGCCGGTAGCCTTCCTCAGGGGACTCACACAGTGCCAGGCACAGTTCGTCTTCCACGGAGTGGCCGTGGCCCACAAAATAGAAAAGGGCGACATCCGTGACGTCCTCATATGCGGTCATGAGAGTGTCCGGCAGACCTCCGCGGCGACGTGGGTCGCGCTCGATGTGCACCCGGTGAGCAGGCCAGTCGCACAGGGGGCCGGTGAGCAGCCCCGCCATCCGATCCAGGCTGTTGCCGGCGGGCGGTACAGGCGGCAGAAACCTGTAGTCCGACACCCCGATCAGGACTGCTCGTGAACGCGAGTAGTCCCGCAAGGGACTGTCACTCATCGAGCAATCGCTCCAGAATCGGCATCACCTCATCCACGTTGGTAGCCTCCAGGACAAGTCGCTCCCCACGAACGGTCATCTCGATCCGTAGGCCCGACCGCCGCGAGCGAAAGAACTCCGGCAGCGTCCTGAACGCCTCCACCACACCCGCGCTGCTGGCGAGCACGACCAGCACGTCGAACGTGCCCAACTCCCCGTGCCCCGGCCGGCCGGGTGCCATGGCCACGTCCGTGCCCGGCTGGCCGCGCAGCCAATCCCGCAGCGGAAGCATCTGCGAGGGATCGGAAACGGTCAGCTCGATGTTGTCCCCCATGCCGGTCCCCCGTTACCCCACTCGGCTCGGCGCCCGTTCGATCCGGATCCGGATATCGTGCCGGGTCGGTCATCCTGCC
This genomic interval carries:
- a CDS encoding effector-associated constant component EACC1 → MGDNIELTVSDPSQMLPLRDWLRGQPGTDVAMAPGRPGHGELGTFDVLVVLASSAGVVEAFRTLPEFFRSRRSGLRIEMTVRGERLVLEATNVDEVMPILERLLDE